Proteins encoded in a region of the Methanofollis tationis genome:
- a CDS encoding mechanosensitive ion channel family protein, with amino-acid sequence MADNGVMIGGVPLENVLIFILLFFVFIFAGNLCYALVRRALDPVLPRGSARFSAALVQYAVIFTGIYFSALVILDFDLTAFSASLGILSIVVAFSSAQIIQNVLAGLLIAVNRPIRLEEWIAVGGAPETGIVRVKDIALTTTTLRGQNGRLVTMPNSALLNTKIVNYTRSGFIRVRLAFIMPRTIPVERVSALVLAAADREPEILPNVWGEQKSLFDSLLQLPSMRRLYAETVDLSLLSPKVLVSGAGPDTLTLSIGFWIQRIDHRDEILSSFLLAILSSLEEEGITGVQIREDTSA; translated from the coding sequence ATGGCAGACAACGGCGTGATGATCGGCGGCGTCCCCCTGGAGAACGTTCTCATCTTCATCCTCCTCTTTTTTGTATTCATCTTTGCCGGAAACCTCTGTTACGCCCTGGTCAGGCGGGCCCTGGACCCCGTACTCCCGCGCGGAAGCGCCAGGTTTTCCGCTGCCCTGGTCCAGTATGCCGTTATTTTCACCGGGATCTATTTCAGTGCCCTCGTCATCCTCGATTTTGATCTGACCGCCTTCTCGGCAAGCCTGGGGATCCTCAGCATCGTCGTCGCCTTTTCCTCGGCCCAGATCATTCAGAACGTCCTGGCCGGGCTGCTCATTGCCGTGAACCGTCCAATCCGGCTCGAAGAGTGGATCGCCGTCGGCGGGGCGCCTGAGACCGGCATCGTCAGGGTCAAGGACATCGCCCTGACAACGACGACCCTGCGCGGCCAGAATGGGAGGCTGGTGACGATGCCGAATTCCGCCCTGCTCAACACGAAGATCGTCAATTACACGCGCTCAGGGTTCATCAGGGTGCGCCTTGCCTTCATTATGCCGCGCACCATTCCGGTGGAGCGTGTGAGCGCTCTGGTGCTCGCCGCCGCAGACCGCGAGCCCGAGATCCTCCCGAATGTCTGGGGCGAGCAGAAAAGTCTCTTCGATTCCCTGCTCCAGCTCCCCTCGATGCGCCGGTTGTATGCGGAAACGGTCGATCTCTCGCTTCTCAGCCCGAAGGTGCTGGTCTCGGGCGCCGGCCCCGACACCCTGACCCTGAGCATCGGGTTCTGGATCCAGCGGATCGATCACCGGGACGAGATCCTCTCCTCGTTTCTCCTTGCGATCCTCTCCTCCCTCGAGGAGGAGGGGATCACCGGGGTGCAGATCCGTGAAGACACATCGGCATAA
- a CDS encoding META domain-containing protein: protein MRPRRYTPTLAATAVVLAACLLAAGCTGQAPGGEDNATAPTAVLDGTAWNLLSYEQDGSMKSTLEGTMVTLAFTDNTTLSGSAGCNHYSARYTETGTAIAIGPAVSTLMYCETPGVMEQETAYLKLLGTAASFAVEGDTLTLSDINRTVILVFEKATPSGPAPLIGTTWTLESLYSGDTVSSVVAGSMITAIFGEDGSLTGSAGCNRYFATCTLSGASLSIGQIGSTKMHCTAEGIMEQETTYLNLLGDVKRYAIEGDRLDLLDESGVRALTFRAEA from the coding sequence ATGCGACCACGAAGATACACCCCGACCCTCGCGGCGACGGCCGTCGTCCTCGCCGCCTGCCTCCTTGCCGCCGGCTGCACCGGGCAGGCTCCAGGAGGGGAGGACAACGCCACCGCTCCGACGGCCGTACTGGACGGCACGGCCTGGAACCTCCTCTCATACGAACAGGACGGTTCGATGAAGAGCACCCTCGAGGGAACGATGGTCACCCTGGCCTTCACCGACAACACCACCCTCTCGGGCTCGGCCGGGTGCAACCACTACTCCGCCCGGTACACGGAAACGGGCACGGCGATTGCCATCGGCCCGGCCGTCTCGACGCTGATGTATTGTGAGACACCCGGCGTGATGGAGCAGGAGACGGCGTACCTCAAACTCCTCGGCACAGCGGCTTCCTTTGCGGTCGAGGGCGACACGCTGACCCTCAGCGACATAAACCGCACCGTCATCCTCGTCTTCGAAAAGGCCACACCGTCCGGGCCAGCACCCCTCATCGGGACAACCTGGACCCTTGAATCTCTCTACAGCGGCGACACCGTCAGTTCGGTCGTCGCAGGCTCAATGATCACCGCCATCTTCGGGGAAGACGGGAGTCTCACCGGTTCGGCCGGGTGCAACCGCTACTTCGCCACCTGCACCCTCTCGGGCGCCTCGCTCTCGATCGGCCAGATCGGGTCGACGAAGATGCATTGCACCGCGGAAGGGATCATGGAGCAGGAGACCACGTACCTCAACCTCCTCGGGGACGTGAAGAGGTACGCCATCGAAGGTGACCGGCTCGACCTCCTCGATGAGAGCGGTGTCCGGGCCCTCACCTTCAGGGCAGAGGCCTGA
- a CDS encoding RNA-guided pseudouridylation complex pseudouridine synthase subunit Cbf5, with the protein MLIAITRLAEKAGNDADVCARFGHTCYTVSPLRADLREEAVGRFVEDANAGVFDGIFFTSALPAAVVAPRLHLPRPTRIVAIGPQTARTLEESGLEPETLPTYYSADFAPHMGAWLQGKRVGIPRAAVPNPGLMQAIADAGGEACEYQVYDLVPSGEALDTGRADAVLFTSASSFTTARWERREGQIVVAIGRVTAQAMETAGVVPDVVGDGSLAGTLAALDLRGGKRATTEHLPGVPQAGLVVVDKPRGPSSHQVAAWVGKMLGVQVGHAGTLDPQVSGVLVVMFGPAVRLAPVLLREQKEYVCAMRIHGDADRAEIEETAREFVGRIYQRPPRQSAVKRSLRIRKIHDLEVLDVDGRVVLFRVVCDAGTYIRSLCHHLGLALGTGAHMQELRRTRSGLFTEDTALTLHAIRDACVAAAAGDETALSRIILPPVLGVGEMPRIVVRDTAIDAICHGAKLAGVGVLSKTKYRKGDLVAVISERDELVCLGEALVDAEAYKPGDTGLVLAPKAVMMAAGTYPRGWTKKAGQKKA; encoded by the coding sequence ATGTTGATTGCGATCACCCGCCTGGCAGAGAAGGCGGGGAACGACGCCGATGTCTGCGCCCGCTTCGGCCATACCTGCTATACGGTCTCGCCCCTCAGGGCCGACCTCCGCGAAGAGGCCGTCGGCCGGTTTGTAGAGGACGCAAACGCCGGGGTCTTCGACGGCATCTTTTTCACGAGCGCCCTGCCCGCGGCGGTCGTCGCCCCGCGCCTTCACCTCCCGCGTCCGACCCGGATCGTCGCCATCGGGCCGCAAACGGCCAGGACCCTCGAAGAGAGCGGCCTTGAGCCCGAGACCCTGCCCACCTATTACTCGGCTGATTTCGCCCCGCACATGGGGGCATGGCTGCAGGGCAAACGGGTCGGGATCCCGCGAGCGGCGGTGCCGAACCCGGGCCTGATGCAGGCGATCGCGGACGCCGGAGGAGAGGCCTGCGAGTACCAGGTCTACGACCTGGTGCCCTCGGGCGAGGCCCTCGATACCGGCCGCGCCGACGCCGTGCTCTTCACCAGCGCCTCGTCGTTTACCACGGCGCGGTGGGAGCGGCGGGAGGGGCAGATCGTTGTCGCCATCGGGAGGGTGACGGCGCAGGCGATGGAGACGGCGGGCGTCGTCCCTGACGTGGTCGGGGACGGCTCTCTTGCCGGGACGCTTGCGGCCCTGGACCTCAGGGGCGGGAAGAGAGCGACGACCGAACACCTGCCAGGCGTGCCGCAGGCCGGGCTTGTCGTGGTGGACAAACCGCGTGGGCCGTCGAGCCACCAGGTCGCCGCATGGGTGGGCAAGATGCTCGGGGTGCAGGTCGGGCATGCCGGGACCCTGGACCCGCAGGTCTCAGGGGTGCTCGTGGTGATGTTCGGCCCCGCGGTGCGCCTCGCCCCGGTGCTGCTCCGGGAGCAGAAGGAGTACGTCTGCGCCATGCGCATCCACGGCGATGCCGACCGTGCAGAGATCGAGGAGACCGCCCGGGAGTTTGTCGGCCGGATCTACCAGCGCCCGCCCAGGCAGAGCGCCGTGAAGCGGTCGCTGCGGATCAGGAAGATCCACGACCTCGAGGTGCTCGACGTCGACGGGCGGGTCGTGCTCTTCAGGGTGGTCTGCGACGCGGGCACCTATATCAGGTCGCTCTGCCACCACCTCGGCCTCGCCCTCGGGACCGGCGCCCATATGCAGGAACTGAGGCGGACGAGGTCGGGCCTGTTCACCGAGGATACGGCCCTGACGCTCCACGCGATCAGGGACGCCTGCGTCGCCGCGGCGGCGGGCGATGAGACGGCCCTCAGCAGGATCATCCTCCCACCGGTGCTGGGCGTCGGCGAGATGCCCAGGATCGTGGTGCGCGACACGGCGATCGACGCCATCTGCCACGGAGCAAAACTCGCCGGGGTCGGCGTGCTCTCGAAGACGAAGTACCGCAAAGGGGACCTCGTGGCAGTGATCTCAGAGAGGGACGAACTGGTCTGCCTGGGCGAGGCGCTCGTCGATGCAGAGGCCTACAAACCCGGCGATACCGGGCTGGTGCTCGCGCCGAAGGCCGTGATGATGGCGGCTGGCACCTACCCGCGGGGCTGGACGAAGAAGGCCGGCCAGAAAAAAGCGTGA
- a CDS encoding class I SAM-dependent methyltransferase — translation MHRIIDWNELWKAVYAAAPRRKGKDRDPGAAWDKKAAAYEQAVNDEAAIAAQEVGMMALLPGDRVLDMGAGTGRLAVPMAEVAAHVTALDPSERMLEKLAAGMAAKGLTNYSCIRMRWEEAAIGENVEEHDVVVAAYSLGFYDLGAALEKIDATASRSVCLFWHAGEWRTPAEIALRQAVFGGEGEDAGYPDYSYIINILHDREIYADVTVYDVVLTNRYASPEEAAEGWATLHEAPKESLGTITEHFAAMLEPDGAGGYLHRKRRRQAMIRWEKR, via the coding sequence ATGCACCGGATCATCGACTGGAACGAACTCTGGAAGGCGGTCTATGCCGCCGCACCCCGCAGGAAAGGGAAAGATCGCGACCCCGGCGCCGCATGGGACAAAAAAGCGGCCGCCTATGAACAGGCGGTGAACGACGAGGCGGCGATCGCGGCGCAGGAGGTCGGGATGATGGCCCTCCTCCCGGGCGACCGGGTGCTCGACATGGGTGCGGGAACCGGCCGCCTCGCCGTCCCGATGGCAGAGGTCGCCGCCCACGTGACCGCCCTCGACCCGTCTGAGCGGATGCTTGAGAAGCTCGCGGCCGGCATGGCGGCAAAAGGGCTCACGAACTACTCGTGCATCAGGATGCGGTGGGAAGAGGCGGCGATCGGAGAGAACGTCGAGGAGCACGACGTCGTGGTCGCCGCATACTCCCTGGGCTTTTACGACCTCGGGGCGGCGCTGGAGAAGATCGACGCCACCGCCAGCCGCTCTGTCTGCCTCTTCTGGCACGCGGGAGAGTGGCGCACCCCGGCGGAGATCGCCCTCAGGCAGGCGGTGTTCGGCGGGGAGGGGGAGGACGCGGGCTACCCTGACTACTCCTATATCATAAACATCCTCCACGACAGGGAGATCTACGCCGACGTGACGGTCTACGACGTCGTGCTGACAAACCGGTACGCCTCGCCCGAAGAGGCTGCAGAGGGATGGGCGACGCTCCACGAGGCCCCGAAGGAGAGCCTCGGGACGATCACCGAACATTTCGCCGCAATGCTCGAGCCCGACGGCGCCGGGGGGTATCTCCACCGGAAACGGCGGCGGCAGGCGATGATACGCTGGGAAAAGAGGTGA